Proteins encoded together in one Chitinophaga sp. LS1 window:
- a CDS encoding chemotaxis protein CheB codes for MKNKKYDIITIGGSAGSIAVLTSILDALPDYVQTPVVIVLHRLRNVQSEMGRLLSNKRRIIEPEDKEAVKPRNIYLAPQNYHLMLEADKTFMLDYSELVNYSRPSIDMTFSCVAEVYGSSALAILLSGANKDGAAGMYDIIAAGGTGIVQDPATAAFEAMPLAAIEMCKGIHVLSVEDIIKFIINEP; via the coding sequence ATGAAGAACAAAAAGTACGATATTATCACAATCGGAGGGTCAGCCGGTAGCATCGCTGTATTAACCAGCATTCTCGATGCATTGCCCGATTATGTGCAGACGCCTGTTGTTATCGTATTGCACCGGCTCCGCAATGTGCAGAGTGAAATGGGCCGGTTACTTTCCAACAAAAGAAGAATTATTGAACCTGAAGATAAAGAAGCTGTAAAACCCCGCAACATTTATCTGGCACCACAAAATTATCACCTGATGCTGGAAGCTGATAAGACCTTTATGCTGGATTATTCAGAACTGGTCAATTATAGCCGGCCTTCAATTGACATGACATTTAGCTGTGTGGCAGAGGTATATGGCAGCAGCGCACTGGCCATTTTATTGAGTGGAGCCAACAAAGACGGCGCCGCAGGTATGTACGATATTATCGCTGCAGGCGGTACCGGCATTGTACAGGATCCGGCTACTGCCGCGTTCGAGGCGATGCCACTGGCCGCTATAGAAATGTGCAAAGGGATTCACGTACTGTCAGTTGAAGATATAATAAAATTTATAATTAATGAACCGTGA
- a CDS encoding protein-glutamate O-methyltransferase CheR, with product MKEDISNADFVDIVNIIKLQYGYDFTGYALASLKRRIVRFMSYTGIATVFELKYQLVNDANFFNRLVQFITVNVTEMFRDPLFYQTLRTQVLPKLAAYPNIKIWHAGCSTGEEVFSMAILLHEAGLLGRTKIYATDLNPMNLEKANMGILPLDNMKDYVYNYIQSGGLGDFSNYYTARYDNVLIKKELRKHITFFQHNLVTDTVFNEFQLICCRNVFIYFNRELQNHVLQLFYDSLSPRGYLAMGIKETMRFASIHEKFETIHAAHKIYRRKG from the coding sequence ATGAAGGAAGACATATCTAATGCAGATTTCGTCGATATTGTTAATATTATAAAGCTGCAATACGGATATGATTTCACCGGTTATGCGCTGGCATCACTCAAGCGCCGTATTGTTCGTTTTATGAGCTATACCGGGATAGCTACCGTATTTGAACTGAAGTATCAGCTGGTCAATGATGCAAACTTTTTTAACCGGCTGGTTCAGTTTATCACTGTAAATGTGACGGAAATGTTCCGCGATCCCCTGTTTTACCAAACATTGCGGACACAGGTACTTCCCAAGCTGGCGGCGTATCCGAATATTAAAATATGGCATGCCGGTTGTTCTACCGGAGAGGAGGTATTTTCTATGGCAATCCTGCTACATGAGGCCGGGCTCCTTGGTAGAACTAAAATATATGCAACTGACCTCAACCCGATGAACCTTGAAAAGGCGAACATGGGCATCCTGCCACTGGATAATATGAAAGACTATGTGTATAATTACATTCAATCAGGAGGGTTAGGCGATTTTTCAAATTATTATACAGCCAGGTATGACAATGTTCTGATCAAAAAGGAACTTCGTAAACACATTACCTTTTTTCAGCACAACCTGGTCACAGATACAGTATTTAATGAGTTCCAGCTCATTTGTTGCCGGAATGTATTTATATATTTCAACAGGGAACTGCAGAACCACGTATTGCAATTATTCTATGATAGCCTCTCTCCACGCGGCTACCTGGCCATGGGGATCAAAGAAACGATGAGGTTTGCCAGCATCCATGAAAAATTTGAAACAATACATGCGGCTCATAAAATTTACCGTAGAAAAGGATAA
- a CDS encoding response regulator, whose amino-acid sequence MKNSLRTRLYLGFSFAILLVIGGGVFTYITFKKQRSQAEWVEQSYEVITTAQRINKYIYEIESAGTAYRNTHEFKYLDPYFDIRPKILPAFYDLRKRVMDNASQLKRTIAIEKELIGILNYWEGLGVRHDTSFVFSHAMEITKEERAMLEKIHNDFQDMIVEERLLLANRNGANIENVEVAFTALILNTAFILLVAIILMTISFREFNIRFKAQKELQVKLEETETLNQNANANNWLLTGMSLINESLQGDAVIDTLAYKNLQALVNYLDLPGGAFYCYDVDNKLLKLCAGKGLPATVKKFYALNEGITGEAATHKELTVVKDILASYWRLESATGNNTPGIVICLPLWHDNDLVGLIELVSFTPLSERAMELLRNTAHATAVAVNAAASRKKVLELLTRVQDQKEILETQQEELRQSNEELTRQSEILQASEEELRVQEEELRQVNDEISVQNKALEMARQELSKKAEELEQSSTYKSEFLANMSHELRTPLNSVLILARLLEENKEQNLSPKQMEYASIIHKSGSDLLKLINDILDLSKIEAGKVEMNIEPVAVRSITSDLEQLFHVVADEKHINFITNIDPAVPAMIQTDGQRLEQVIKNLLSNAFKFTPKDGTIELAWTLHPDGLHIAVSDTGTGIPADKQQLIFEAFRQADGSTSRKYGGTGLGLSISKELMKRLGGEIRLFSTEGHGSTFTIVMQTGTNAVSNASPAPAIVKEAPVVVREVAPPEEQLVDDDRNALGKQDKLILIVEDDANFASILRDFARQKGFKTIVALNGNDGLFFARKFLPAAIILDMNLPLIDGSSILKILKNNEELKHILVHVVSAGEISLQVRDKVEGYTQKPLQVTDLESVFNGISSQLEARLKKVLVISDGVLLHHPFLQSLSDERQLQTQYHLVKTLGEAALELQSHQYDGIVLDAGTDISESIARLNQLKQISTARDVPVIVYLDHDISEADELALKKNAAAIVRNSTFSGDRLMDELELFLYKLTASDSQKPSDRAPKTERNLDGLKVLLADDDMRNVFSLSALLAGHGMDVVTAADGKEALERLEENPDIRLVLMDIMMPEMDGYEAMRHIRANPRYQNLPVIALTAKAMAGDREKCIAAGASDYIAKPIDSSKLLSLMHVWMV is encoded by the coding sequence ATGAAGAACTCCTTAAGAACACGTCTGTATCTAGGCTTCTCTTTCGCCATATTATTGGTAATAGGAGGGGGTGTCTTTACCTACATTACTTTCAAGAAACAACGCTCACAGGCCGAATGGGTCGAACAATCCTATGAAGTCATTACGACTGCACAACGTATCAACAAATATATTTACGAAATCGAATCTGCAGGAACCGCCTACAGGAACACTCATGAGTTCAAATACCTTGACCCTTACTTCGATATACGTCCAAAAATATTGCCAGCCTTTTACGACCTCCGTAAAAGGGTGATGGACAATGCCAGCCAGCTCAAAAGAACGATTGCCATAGAAAAAGAATTGATAGGAATCCTAAATTATTGGGAAGGGCTGGGAGTGAGGCACGATACCAGTTTTGTGTTTTCCCATGCCATGGAAATCACAAAAGAAGAGCGGGCAATGCTGGAAAAAATTCATAATGATTTCCAGGATATGATTGTCGAAGAACGACTGCTGCTTGCCAACAGAAACGGGGCAAATATAGAAAACGTTGAGGTTGCCTTTACAGCCCTCATTCTTAATACAGCCTTTATCCTGCTTGTAGCTATCATACTCATGACCATCTCCTTCCGGGAGTTTAACATCCGCTTCAAAGCCCAAAAAGAATTGCAGGTAAAATTAGAGGAAACGGAAACACTCAATCAAAATGCAAATGCCAACAACTGGCTGCTCACCGGTATGAGCCTGATCAATGAAAGCTTGCAGGGGGATGCCGTTATTGACACCCTCGCCTATAAAAATCTACAAGCCCTGGTCAATTATCTTGACCTTCCCGGTGGCGCTTTCTATTGTTATGATGTGGATAATAAACTGCTGAAACTTTGTGCCGGCAAAGGACTGCCTGCCACTGTTAAAAAATTCTATGCATTGAATGAAGGCATCACCGGTGAAGCTGCCACCCACAAAGAACTGACAGTTGTCAAAGATATTCTGGCCAGCTATTGGCGACTTGAATCTGCCACAGGCAACAATACCCCCGGTATTGTTATATGCCTGCCCCTGTGGCATGATAACGACCTGGTAGGGTTGATAGAACTCGTTTCATTTACCCCGCTTTCTGAAAGGGCCATGGAATTGCTGCGCAATACCGCTCACGCCACAGCCGTAGCTGTCAACGCGGCTGCCTCCCGCAAGAAAGTACTGGAACTACTCACCAGGGTACAGGACCAGAAAGAAATACTCGAAACCCAGCAGGAAGAATTACGTCAATCCAACGAAGAACTGACCCGCCAGTCCGAAATCCTGCAGGCTTCTGAAGAGGAACTAAGAGTTCAGGAAGAAGAACTGCGCCAGGTAAACGATGAAATTAGCGTGCAGAACAAAGCCCTTGAAATGGCAAGACAGGAATTGTCTAAAAAAGCAGAAGAACTGGAGCAAAGCAGTACCTATAAATCTGAATTCCTGGCAAATATGTCGCACGAACTGCGTACTCCTCTGAATAGTGTGCTGATCCTGGCCCGCCTGCTGGAAGAAAATAAGGAACAAAACCTGAGTCCAAAGCAGATGGAATACGCCAGTATCATTCACAAATCCGGCTCCGACCTGCTCAAACTCATCAACGATATCCTGGATCTCTCCAAAATTGAAGCAGGAAAGGTAGAGATGAATATCGAACCCGTAGCTGTCAGGAGTATTACCAGCGACCTGGAACAACTCTTTCATGTCGTTGCAGATGAAAAGCATATCAACTTCATTACCAACATAGATCCTGCTGTACCAGCCATGATACAAACGGATGGCCAGCGCCTGGAACAGGTCATTAAAAACCTGCTTTCCAATGCCTTTAAATTTACGCCGAAAGACGGCACCATCGAACTGGCCTGGACCCTGCACCCCGATGGCCTGCACATCGCTGTATCAGATACCGGAACCGGTATTCCTGCTGATAAACAACAATTGATATTCGAAGCCTTCCGTCAGGCTGATGGCTCTACCAGCCGTAAATACGGTGGTACCGGCCTGGGACTGAGCATAAGCAAGGAACTGATGAAACGCCTGGGTGGAGAAATCAGGTTATTCAGCACTGAAGGTCATGGCAGCACCTTTACGATTGTGATGCAGACCGGCACCAATGCGGTTTCGAATGCATCACCTGCACCTGCTATCGTAAAGGAAGCACCTGTAGTGGTAAGAGAAGTAGCCCCACCTGAAGAACAATTGGTAGATGACGATCGTAATGCATTGGGCAAACAGGATAAACTCATTCTCATCGTCGAAGACGATGCCAACTTTGCCTCTATCCTCCGTGACTTCGCGCGGCAGAAAGGATTCAAAACCATCGTTGCCCTGAATGGTAATGATGGCCTGTTCTTCGCCCGCAAGTTCCTGCCAGCGGCTATTATATTAGATATGAACCTGCCATTGATAGATGGCAGCAGTATCCTCAAGATCCTGAAGAACAATGAAGAGCTGAAACATATACTCGTACACGTAGTATCTGCCGGAGAGATCTCTCTGCAGGTACGTGATAAAGTAGAGGGATATACGCAGAAGCCACTGCAGGTGACCGACCTGGAGAGTGTCTTCAATGGTATCAGCTCCCAGCTGGAAGCCAGACTGAAAAAGGTGCTCGTAATCTCAGACGGGGTATTACTCCATCACCCTTTCCTGCAATCACTGAGTGACGAAAGGCAGTTACAAACCCAGTACCACCTGGTGAAAACACTGGGGGAAGCTGCCCTGGAACTACAATCCCATCAATATGACGGGATCGTACTCGATGCCGGTACAGATATTTCAGAAAGCATAGCAAGGCTGAACCAACTCAAGCAGATCAGCACTGCCAGAGACGTGCCGGTGATCGTCTATCTCGATCACGACATTTCAGAAGCCGATGAGCTGGCGCTGAAGAAGAACGCTGCTGCCATCGTCCGAAACTCCACCTTCTCCGGAGACCGGTTGATGGACGAACTTGAACTCTTCCTGTACAAACTGACTGCGTCTGATTCTCAAAAGCCTTCAGACAGAGCACCTAAAACAGAAAGGAACCTGGATGGACTGAAAGTGCTACTGGCTGATGATGACATGCGAAATGTATTTTCCCTGAGTGCATTGTTGGCTGGACATGGTATGGATGTCGTGACAGCTGCCGATGGAAAAGAAGCACTTGAAAGATTGGAAGAAAATCCTGATATTCGGTTAGTACTAATGGATATCATGATGCCGGAAATGGATGGCTACGAAGCCATGCGCCACATCAGAGCTAATCCTCGTTATCAAAATCTGCCGGTAATTGCACTAACTGCAAAAGCTATGGCGGGGGACAGAGAAAAATGTATTGCCGCTGGAGCATCAGATTATATAGCAAAGCCCATCGACAGCAGTAAACTTTTATCATTAATGCATGTTTGGATGGTATAA
- a CDS encoding response regulator transcription factor, which produces MSSKILLIEDDEVMPKIVERILHKEEYKIEHVTNGKEAFQKLEDTNYDFDLIITDIMMPYANGFEILSKVKNRKEGKPIPVIIVSNAGNEDIILEGFKLGADDFLKKPVIPGELLIRVKRLLMQYSR; this is translated from the coding sequence ATGAGTAGTAAAATTCTGCTTATTGAAGATGATGAAGTGATGCCGAAGATTGTAGAAAGGATCCTGCACAAAGAAGAATACAAGATTGAACATGTGACGAATGGCAAGGAAGCCTTCCAGAAGCTGGAGGATACCAACTACGACTTTGATCTTATCATTACTGATATTATGATGCCATATGCCAATGGTTTCGAAATACTCAGTAAAGTAAAAAACCGTAAAGAGGGTAAACCAATTCCCGTGATTATTGTTTCTAATGCAGGGAACGAAGATATCATCCTCGAAGGCTTCAAACTGGGAGCTGACGATTTTCTGAAAAAGCCGGTGATACCCGGAGAGTTATTGATCAGGGTAAAAAGGCTGCTGATGCAATATAGCCGGTAA
- a CDS encoding HEAT repeat domain-containing protein has product MEFSFYEFRYAPLSIQIASTFIVVAIVCTFFAYLSILVGRYKAYRQSERLKNLHPIIDDQLMEHILLNEELASDVPADHVQLPLESFQQPIFEKKWARQALIDRLIHYRNNVRGAMGEQLRNLYIQLDLDKDSLKKMKSPKWERKVQALAELSNMNMSIADVSILPLTNSNNRELRAAARHAYIKLSKNEPFKFFDVVTEPLLLWDQVELFKIISTTEHIAIPNFAQWITYSSNKSIVSFCLKLVVHYNQLSAVPAVIKLLDTKDHYVRADAINCLGKMKIEDVEEKLVHMYNSQPLNCRLEILKAFGRISSGKYVDFLRQEFLHATDFEVRKHAAKSLINNKWAAKGLIQELIDTATSENKLILKHSMNPLIKF; this is encoded by the coding sequence ATGGAATTTAGCTTTTACGAATTCAGGTATGCTCCCCTGAGTATACAGATTGCATCCACTTTTATTGTTGTTGCCATTGTGTGTACGTTCTTTGCGTACCTCTCTATACTGGTCGGCAGGTACAAAGCCTACCGCCAGTCAGAAAGGTTGAAGAACCTGCACCCGATCATCGATGACCAGCTCATGGAGCACATCCTCCTGAATGAAGAGCTGGCCAGCGACGTGCCTGCCGACCATGTACAACTTCCTCTTGAAAGCTTTCAACAACCCATATTTGAAAAGAAATGGGCCCGTCAGGCGCTCATTGACCGTCTCATCCATTATAGAAATAATGTAAGAGGGGCGATGGGGGAACAATTGCGTAACCTGTACATTCAGCTGGATCTGGACAAGGATTCCCTGAAGAAAATGAAATCCCCTAAATGGGAAAGAAAGGTGCAGGCGCTGGCAGAGCTGAGCAACATGAACATGTCTATTGCTGACGTAAGCATCCTTCCGCTTACGAACAGTAATAACCGTGAGCTTCGTGCCGCTGCGCGTCATGCTTATATCAAGCTGAGTAAAAACGAGCCGTTCAAGTTCTTTGATGTGGTGACAGAGCCGCTGCTGCTCTGGGACCAGGTAGAGCTCTTTAAGATCATCTCTACAACTGAGCACATCGCTATTCCCAATTTTGCACAATGGATCACTTATTCTTCCAATAAATCGATTGTATCTTTCTGTCTGAAGCTGGTGGTGCACTATAATCAGTTAAGTGCCGTACCTGCTGTAATCAAACTGCTGGATACCAAAGATCACTATGTTCGTGCCGATGCCATTAACTGCCTGGGTAAGATGAAGATTGAAGATGTGGAAGAGAAACTGGTACACATGTATAACAGCCAGCCCCTCAATTGCCGGCTGGAAATACTGAAGGCATTCGGTAGGATCAGTAGTGGAAAGTATGTAGATTTTCTGCGTCAGGAATTCCTGCACGCCACCGATTTCGAAGTTCGTAAACATGCGGCCAAATCTCTCATTAATAATAAATGGGCAGCCAAAGGACTGATACAGGAGCTGATTGATACTGCTACGTCAGAAAACAAGCTGATCCTGAAACATAGCATGAACCCGTTAATAAAATTCTAG
- a CDS encoding glycosyltransferase, with protein sequence MDNIWETLGRIYENSVFIYGSILLVTYALLAIFSMISVRAYAKRDNADQLNTLLSSPLAPGITVLAPAFNEGLTIIFNVRSLLTMNYPRYEIIIVNDGSTDDSLQQMIDEFELVEVDFAYNAKIQTKPVRKIFKSSNPAYAKLMVIDKVNGKSKADAVNAGINAASYPHFVCTDVDCILDKNTLLELIKPVMQEEKKRVIATGATLRIANSCEFDQGVMTRMRPPRQLLPRFQEVEYIRAFVLGKMGWTLLNCVPNVSGGLGLFDKEIAIRSGGYDHSSFGEDMELMTRMCRYAHDNKIDYAIRYIPKTLCWTEAPVTVKIFNRQRTRWARGLAQLMYAHFGMFFNPKYGRMGMIIFPYNFFFELLAPIIEFTGIIYYIVMTIFGLINWPTALILLLFVYTYSVMITTIAILWDQLSFKYYRTWKEVAFLCTTPFMEFFLYHPLIVIFALRGYWYFLTGKKSAWGNMQRRGFQQTPKPAATAATAK encoded by the coding sequence ATGGATAATATCTGGGAAACTCTCGGACGAATATATGAGAATAGCGTTTTCATTTATGGTTCAATACTGCTGGTAACATACGCCTTGCTGGCTATCTTCTCAATGATATCCGTACGTGCATATGCCAAGAGGGACAATGCGGATCAGCTGAATACATTGCTCAGCTCTCCATTAGCCCCTGGCATTACTGTGCTGGCACCTGCCTTCAATGAAGGTCTTACCATTATATTTAATGTACGCTCACTGCTCACGATGAACTACCCCCGATATGAGATTATCATTGTCAATGATGGTAGTACGGATGACAGTCTGCAACAAATGATCGATGAGTTTGAGCTGGTGGAAGTTGACTTCGCCTACAATGCCAAGATCCAGACCAAGCCGGTACGCAAGATCTTTAAATCGTCGAATCCTGCCTACGCCAAACTGATGGTGATAGACAAAGTGAATGGTAAAAGTAAGGCCGATGCTGTGAATGCAGGTATCAATGCCGCTAGTTATCCTCACTTTGTATGTACAGACGTGGATTGTATTCTGGATAAAAACACCCTGCTGGAACTGATCAAACCGGTGATGCAGGAAGAGAAAAAACGGGTAATCGCAACAGGTGCTACCCTCCGTATTGCGAACTCCTGTGAGTTCGACCAGGGTGTGATGACCCGTATGCGGCCTCCGCGACAGCTCCTCCCCCGCTTCCAGGAAGTGGAATATATTCGTGCATTCGTGTTAGGTAAAATGGGGTGGACCCTGCTCAACTGCGTTCCGAATGTATCAGGTGGTCTCGGCCTTTTTGATAAGGAAATCGCGATACGCAGCGGGGGATATGACCATAGTTCCTTTGGGGAAGACATGGAGCTGATGACACGTATGTGCCGCTATGCACATGACAACAAGATTGACTACGCTATCCGCTATATACCAAAGACTCTCTGCTGGACAGAAGCACCTGTGACCGTTAAGATCTTTAACCGCCAGCGTACCCGCTGGGCCAGAGGTCTTGCACAGCTGATGTATGCCCACTTCGGGATGTTCTTTAATCCAAAGTATGGCAGAATGGGGATGATCATTTTCCCGTACAACTTCTTCTTTGAGCTGCTGGCGCCAATCATTGAGTTCACTGGTATCATCTACTATATTGTAATGACCATCTTCGGCCTCATCAACTGGCCTACGGCACTGATATTACTATTATTTGTATATACGTATTCGGTAATGATCACAACCATAGCTATCCTATGGGATCAGCTATCGTTTAAATATTACCGGACGTGGAAGGAAGTCGCTTTTCTGTGTACCACACCATTCATGGAATTCTTCCTCTATCATCCGCTGATCGTGATTTTTGCCCTTCGTGGATATTGGTATTTCCTGACAGGGAAGAAAAGTGCCTGGGGCAACATGCAGCGACGCGGATTTCAGCAAACACCTAAACCAGCTGCTACAGCAGCTACAGCTAAATAA
- a CDS encoding glycosyltransferase, which translates to MELIRNFYEGFVFIYGCTMLFMYALLAFLSLRGIRKFQRKNSYVDYTKMLQSPLAPGISIIAPAFNEAVTIIQNVRSLLTLNYPTFEVIIVNDGSTDDTLQKLINEFELVEIDFAYNARINCKPVKRLFKSTNTAYDKLVVIDKINGKSKADASNAGINAAAYNYFLCTDVDCIIEKDTLMRMIKPFMDEEHHKIKEIGEPCPECGFVHVKEDSIRVIATGATLRIANSCEIDEGVITRVRPPEKWLPRFQEMEYLRAYVLGKMGWSVINCVPNVSGGLGLFDKEIAIKAGGYDSKSFAEDMDIITRMCTYMIDNNLKYAIRYIPTTQCWTEGPPNMKVFSRQRTRWGRGLAEIITIHRKVIFNPRYKQLGMVVLPYNLFFEFLAPIIEFTGIIYYIYLIITNQINWQYALILLAFVYFYSVMITTLAILWDHKTYQYYRTWREVLGLALMAFIEPFIYHPLIVFFALRGYFNFLTGKKHTWGNMQRQGFGKKKPANT; encoded by the coding sequence GTGGAACTGATAAGAAATTTTTACGAAGGCTTTGTGTTCATTTATGGTTGTACAATGCTGTTTATGTATGCGTTGCTGGCATTCCTTTCCCTGAGAGGCATCCGGAAATTCCAACGTAAGAACAGCTATGTAGATTATACCAAGATGCTGCAGTCACCGCTGGCACCCGGTATTTCTATTATAGCTCCGGCCTTCAATGAGGCGGTGACTATTATTCAGAACGTACGCTCACTGCTTACGCTCAACTATCCCACCTTTGAGGTGATCATCGTGAACGATGGCAGTACGGATGATACGCTTCAGAAACTGATCAATGAGTTTGAGCTGGTGGAAATAGACTTTGCTTACAATGCGCGCATCAACTGTAAACCCGTAAAGCGCCTGTTTAAATCGACCAACACGGCTTATGACAAGCTTGTAGTGATCGACAAGATAAATGGTAAAAGTAAAGCAGATGCTTCCAATGCGGGTATCAATGCCGCTGCTTACAACTACTTTCTCTGTACGGACGTGGACTGTATCATTGAGAAGGATACCCTGATGCGCATGATCAAGCCTTTCATGGATGAAGAGCACCATAAGATCAAAGAAATTGGTGAGCCTTGTCCTGAGTGTGGTTTTGTACATGTGAAAGAAGACAGTATCCGTGTAATTGCAACAGGGGCTACTCTCCGTATTGCCAACAGCTGTGAAATTGACGAAGGGGTGATCACCCGTGTACGTCCACCGGAAAAGTGGCTGCCACGTTTCCAGGAAATGGAGTACCTGCGTGCTTATGTACTTGGTAAAATGGGGTGGAGTGTGATCAACTGTGTGCCGAACGTATCTGGTGGCCTGGGTTTGTTTGACAAGGAAATCGCGATCAAAGCCGGTGGTTACGACAGTAAATCATTTGCGGAAGATATGGATATCATTACACGTATGTGTACGTACATGATTGACAATAATCTGAAGTACGCCATCCGTTACATTCCTACAACACAATGCTGGACGGAGGGTCCTCCAAACATGAAAGTATTCAGCCGTCAGCGTACCCGCTGGGGTCGCGGTCTGGCAGAGATCATCACGATACACAGAAAGGTCATCTTCAATCCCCGTTACAAACAGTTGGGGATGGTCGTATTACCGTACAACCTGTTCTTCGAATTCCTTGCTCCCATTATCGAATTTACAGGGATCATTTATTATATCTACCTCATTATTACCAACCAGATCAACTGGCAATATGCATTGATACTGCTGGCGTTCGTGTACTTCTATTCTGTGATGATCACGACACTCGCAATATTATGGGACCATAAGACCTATCAATACTACCGTACCTGGAGAGAGGTATTGGGGCTGGCACTCATGGCTTTTATTGAACCTTTCATATACCATCCGCTCATCGTATTCTTTGCCCTGCGAGGTTATTTCAACTTCCTTACGGGTAAGAAACACACATGGGGAAATATGCAGCGTCAGGGATTTGGTAAGAAAAAACCTGCAAACACGTAA